The following nucleotide sequence is from Streptomyces leeuwenhoekii.
ACACGGGAGGTCACGAAAGCGTTCGCGACCGGCTCGCGGTCGAGGACGGCGAGCGCGGCGTCCAGGTCTGCCGGTTCGAGCACGCGGGAGGTGGTCTGCGTCAACACGGTGCGGGGCCTCACCTCGAAGGTCGCTGATTTCCGCACTGTACCTGCCATAAAACGGCGGCGCCGCCCCCAGGGGGCGGCGCGGGACGGGCCGGAGGGGGTCAGTCGGCGACGGACACCGACGGCTCGCCGGAGGCCACGCCGTCCTTCTCCATCTGCTCGGCCAGCTTCATGGCCTCCTCGATGAGCGTCTCGACGATCTTGGACTCGGGGACGGTCTTGATGACCTCGCCCTTGACGAAGATCTGGCCCTTGCCGTTGCCGGAGGCGACGCCGAGGTCGGCCTCGCGGGCCTCGCCGGGGCCGTTGACCACGCAGCCCATCACGGCGACGCGCAGCGGGACGTCCATGCCGGTCAGGCCGGCGGTGACTTCCTCGGCGAGCTTGTAGACGTCGACCTGGGCGCGGCCGCAGGACGGGCAGGAGACGATCTCCAGGCCGCGCTGGCGCAGGTTGAGCGACTCCAGGATCTGGATGCCGACCTTGACCTCCTCGGCGGGCGGCGCCGACAGGGAGACGCGGATGGTGTCGCCGATGCCCTGGGAGAGCAGGGCACCGAAGGCGACCGCCGACTTGATCGTGCCCTGGAAGGCGGGACCGGCCTCGGTGACGCCCAGGTGGAGCGGGTAGTCGCACGCCTCGGCGAGCTGCCGGTAGGCCTCGATCATCACGACCGGGTCGTTGTGCTTGACGGAGATCTTGATGTCGCGGAAGTCGTGCTCTTCGAAGAGGGACGCCTCCCACAGGGCCGACTCGACCAGCGCCTCGGGGGTCGCCTTGCCGTACTTCTGCAGCAGCCGCTTGTCCAGGGAGCCCGCGTTGACCCCGATACGGATCGGGGTGCCGTGGTCCTTGGCCGCCCGGGCGATCTCCCTGACCTGGTCGTCGAACTTCTTGATGTTGCCCGGGTTGACCCGCACCGCCGCGCATCCCGCCTCGATCGCGGCGAAGACGTACTTGGGCTGGAAGTGGATGTCCGCGATGACGGGGATCTGGGACTTGCGCGCGATGACCGGGAGCGCGTCGGCGTCGTCCTGCGTGGGGCAGGCCACCCGGACGATCTGGCAGCCGGACGCCGTCAGCTCCGCGATCTGCTGGAGCGTGGCCCCGATGTCCGACGTACGGGTCGTGGTCATCGACTGCACCGAGACGGGCGCGTCCCCGCCGACCGCCACGGACCCGACCTGGATCTGCCGGCTCTTGCGGCGCTCGGCGAGCTTGGTCGGAACGGACGGCATGCCGAGAGAAATCGCAGTCATCTGCTGTGCAACCCCAAGTCGTGGATCAAGGTCCGGTCCCGTCAGCGGGCGGGCTCCGGCCTTCGAGATTACGGTACGAGCCCCGGCGCGGGCACACCACGCCCGGCGAACCCCCTCCAACGGCGGGCGGCCCGACGCAGTAGTCTGCCGGGCCGCCGTGAACGCGGGGTGTCCAGCACCCCCGCACCAGGGTCTTTCTAGGAGATCCTCACCGGATTCACCACGTCCGCGATCAGCACCAGGATCGTGAAGCAGACGAAGATCCCGGCCACCACGTACGCCACCGGCATGAGCTTGGCGACGTCGAAGGGGCCCGGGTCCGGGCGCCGCAGCAGCCGGGCCGTGTGGCGGCGCAGCGACTCCCACAGGGCGCCTGCGATGTGGCCGCCGTCCAGCGGCAGCAGCGGCAGCATGTTGAACAGGAACAGGGAGAGGTTGAAGCCGGCGACCAGCATGATGAACATGGTGAGCTGCTGGGTCGGCGGGATGTCCAGGGTGGCGATCTCGCCGCCCACGCGGGCGGCGCCGACGACGCCCATCGGGGAGTCGGGTTCGCGTGGCCCGTCGCCGAAGGCCGCGTCCCACAGGGCGGGGATCTTGCCGGGCAGGGCGGCCAGGGAGTCGGCGGCCTCGGCGATCCGGTCGCCCATCCACGTCACGGAATCGCCGAAGTCCTGTTTGACGACGCCGGTGGCGGAGCTGAAGCCGAGGAAGCCGGCGGTGACGTACTCGCCCTCGACGATCTGCCCGGCGGCGTCCTTCTTGGCGACCTTGTTGGTGGCGATCTCCGCGTGCAGGGTCACCTCGCGGCCGTCGCGTTCGACGACGATCGCCACCTCCTCGCCCGGGTTGGCGCGGATGAGGTCGGACAGCTCGTCCCAGGTGTCGGTGCGCACGCCGTCGAAGGAGACGATCCGGTCGCGGGGTTCCAGGCCCGCGGCGGCGGCCGGGGAGGCCGGGTCGGTCTTCTTGCAGTCGTCGCGGTTCTCGGTCTGGGCGATGACGCACTGGGAGACCGAGGCGACGGTGGTGGTCTGCTGGGTGATGCCGAAACCCATCAGGACGGTGAAGAACAGCGCCACCGCCAGGATCAGGTTCATGAACGGGCCGGCGAACATCACGATGACCCGCTTCCACGGGGCACGTGTGTAGAACAGGCGCGTCTCGTCGCCCGGCTTCAGCTCCTCGAACGCCGCCGAGCGGGCGTCTTCGATCATGCCGCGCCACGGGGAGGTGGAGCGTGCCTCCAGCCGGCCGTCGGGGCCGGGCGGGAACATGCCGATCATGCGGATGTAGCCGCCGAACGGGATGGCCTTGACGCCGTACTCGGTCTCGCCCTTCTTCCGCGACCAGAGGGTCGGGCCGAAGCCGACCATGTACTGCGGCACGCGGATGCCGAACATCTTCGCCGTGGAGAGGTGGCCCAGCTCGTGCCAGGCGATCGAGACGAGCAGGCCGACCGCGAAGACGACTATGCCGAGGATGAACATCAAGGTCGTCATGCACGGGCCTCCGCCGTCTGTGCCGCCAGTTCCCGGGCCCGGGCGCGCGCCCAGGCCTCCGCTTCGAGGACGTCCGCGACGGTGAGCGAGGTTCCCGCGCGCGGGGTGCCGTGCTCCTCCACGACCCGTGTGACGGTCTCCATGATCCCGAGATACGGCAGCGCGCCGGCCAGGAACGCCTCCACGCACTCCTCGTTGGCCGCATTGAACACCGCCGGGGCGGTGCCCGCGAGCTCGCCGACGTGCCGGGCGAGGCCGACCGCGGGGAACGCCTCCTCGTCGAGGGGGAAGAACTCCCAGGTGGACGCCTTGCTCCAGTCGAAGGCGGGCGCGGCGTCGGGGACGCGTTCGGGCCAGCCGAGGCCGATGGCGATGGGGCCGCGCATGTCGGGGGGCGTCGCCTGGGCGAGGGTCGATCCGTCCGTGAACTCCACCATCGAGTGGACGTAGGACTGCGGGTGCACGACGACCTCGATGCGGTCGAAGGGGATGTCGTACAGCAGGTGGGCCTCGATGACCTCCAGGCCCTTGTTGACCAGGGTCGAGGAGTTGATGGTGATCACCGGGCCCATGGCCCAGGTGGGGTGGGCGAGGGCGTCCTCGACGGTGACCCGGGCCAGCTCCTCCTTGCCGCGGCCGCGGAAGGGGCCGCCGGAGGCGGTGACGACCAGCTTGCGGACGTCGGCGCGGGTGCCGGCGGCGAGGGCCTGGAACAGGGCGGCGTGCTCGGAGTCGACCGGGATGATCTGTCCGGGCTTGGCGAGGGCCTTGACCAGCGGGCCACCCACGATGAGCGACTCCTTGTTGGCGAGCGCGAGGGTGCGGCCCGCCTCCAGGGCGGCCAGGGTCGGGGCGAGACCGATGGAGCCGGTGATGCCGTTGAGGACGGTGTGGCAGTCGGAGGCGGCGACCTGGGTGGCCGCCTCCGGCCCGGCGAGGATCTCGGGGAGCGGCTCGCCGGCGCCGTAGCGGGCGGCGAGCGCCTCGCGCAGCGCCGGTACGACGTCCTCGCGGGCCACCGCGACGGTCCGCACCCGCAGCAGGTGCGCCTGCTCGGCGAGGAGGGCGACCCGGCCGCCGTTCGCGGACAGGCCGGTGACCGTGAACCGGTCGGGGTTGCGCAGCACGAGGTCGATGGCCTGGGTGCCGATCGACCCGGTGGAGCCGAGGATCACCACGTCCTTCGGGCCGTCGCCCGCCACCGGGTCGTAGACGAGGTGGGGGTCGGCGAGGGGGGCAGGGCTGTCGCTCATGCCCCCATTGTGGCGGCTGCCGCCCCCCTGGAGGACAGCGCGTCCCGCGACCGGCGGGCCGGCGCCGCCGACCGCGCCTCCCCGGCCCCTCCCCCGGCCCCCGGCCCGGAGCCCCGGACCACCGCCGTCGGACCGGACCGCCGGCGGGGCGGCCGTGGGCACCGGGGCTCCCGAGGCGCTACGCGTCCGGCTCGGCGGCGCCCTGCGTTTTCTCGATCACCCTGCGTACGTCCTCCCGTGGGACCGGGGACGGGCCGGTGTCGGCGATCCAGGGGCCGTCGCCCGAGGGGTCGAGGACGCCTTCCTCCAGCCAGGTGTACGTGCCCGACAGCACGCCCTTGACGAGCGTGCGGTCGAGGTCGTCGGTGTTGGTCCACAGCCGGGTGAAGAGTTCCTCGACGCGGATGCGGGCCTGGCGGCAGAAGGCGTCGGCCAGTTGGTACGCCTCGCGGCCGTGGTCGCCGCGGGAGCGCAGGAGCTCGGCGCGGACGCAGGCGGCGCTCATCGCGAACAGTTCCGCGCCGATGTCGACGATCCGGCCGAGGAAGCCCTGCTTGGTCTCCATCCGGCCCTGCCAGCGGGACATGGCGTAGAAGGTGGAGCGGGCCAGCTTGCGGGCGGCGCGCTCGACGTAGCGCAGATGCCCGGAGAGGTCGACCTCGTGCCGGAACTCGCCGTAGGCGTTCGGGAGCTGCCCGGCGCCCGTGACCAGCTTCGGCAGCCACTTGGCGTAGAAGACGCCCGCGTTCGCGCCCGCCCTCGCCTTCTCGGCGAGCGACTTGTCCGGGTCGATGAGGTCGCCCGCGACCGAGAGGTGGGCGTCGACCGCCTCGCGGGCGATCAGCAGGTGCATGATCTCGGTGGAGCCCTCGAAGATCCGGTTGATGCGCAGGTCCCGCAGGATCTGCTCGGCGGGCACCGCGCGCTCGCCGCGCGCCGCCAGCGAGGCCGCCGTCTCGAAGCCGCGCCCGCCGCGGATCTGGACGAGGTGGTCGGCCATGAGCCAGGCCATCTCCGAGCCGTACAGCTTGGCGAGGGCGGCCTCGATGCGGATGTCGTTGCGGTCCTCGTCCGCCATCTGCGAGGACAGGTCCAGGACGGCCTCCAGGGCGAAGGTCGTCGCGGCGATGAAGGCGATCTTCGAGCCGACCGCCTCGTGCAGCGCGACCGGTTTGCCCCACTGCTCGCGGGCCGCCGACCACTCGCGGGCGATCTTCAGGCACCACTTGCCGGCGCCGGCGCACATCGCGGGCAGGGAGAGGCGGCCGGTGTTCAGGGTGGTCAGCGCGATCTTCAGGCCGGCGCCCTCGGGGCCGATGCGGTGGGCGGCGGGGACCCGGACCCGGTGGAAGCGGGTGACGCCGTTCTCGATGCCGCGCAGGCCCATGAAGGCGTTGCGGTTCTCGACCGTGACGCCCTCGGAGGCGGCCTCGACGACGAAGGCGGTGATGCCGCCCGGGTGTCCCTCGGACTTCGGCACGCGGGCCATGACGACGAGCAGGTCGGCCACGACGCCGTTGGTGGTCCACAGCTTGACCCCGTCGAGGACGTAGTCGTCCCCGTCCGGGACGGCGGTGGTGGCCAGGCGGGCGGGGTCGGAGCCGACGTCGGGCTCGGTCAGCAGGAAGGCGGAGATGTCCGTGCGGGCGCAGCGCGGCAGGAACCTCTCCTTCTGCTCCCGGGTGCCGAACTGCTTCAGCGGCTGCGGGACGCCGATCGACTGGTGGGCGGAGAGCAGCGCGCCGACCGCCGGGCTGACGGAACCGGCCAGGGCGAGGGCCTTGTTGTAATAGACCTGGGTGAGGCCGAGGCCGCCGTACCGGGTGTCGATCTTCATGCCGAGGGCGCCGAGCTCCTTCAGCCCGTCGATCACCTCGTCCGGGATCCGCGCGTCGCGCTCGATCACGGCCGGGTCGATCTTCGTCTCGCAGAAGTCGCGGAGCTTGGCGAGGAACTCCTCGCCGCGCTGGACGTCCTCGTCGGCCGGGAGCGGGTGGGGGTGGATCAGGTCGAGGCGGAAGCGGCCGAGGAACAGCTCCTTGGCGAAGCTGGGCTTGCGCCAGTCCTGTTCGCGGGCCGCCTCCGCCACCCGGCGGGCCTCGCGTTCGGTGACGACGGGCCGGGAGGAAGGGGTGGGTGGTGCGGACATGAGGCTCACCTCGCCGCGCGTCGGGATCATCGGGGGCAGGTCCGCGAGGACCTTGCGGGTCCGCCGGCCCGCCGGAGGGCCCGGCATGACGGAGCTTGCGGACGTACGTCACGAGTCGGTGCTACCTGATCGTATGTACCTGATTCCGGGCGGCTCCACCAGACGTCGTGCGGCCGTTCGGCCGAGGGTCCGCCGGGGGTCGCGGCCCGGGTGCGCGCCCGCGCGGCGGAGTCCGCGGGCCGGGTGACGGGAGAGAGTGTCGAAGCGCTTCGACGACCTATGGACTTCCAGACCCGCCGAAGCTACTGTCGAACCACCCTCGCCCACCCTGTCAGCCCCTGCGCATTGTCGAAGCGCTTCACACAGCTTGGAGAGCGGATGGTCACCCTCGCCGAGGTCGCCCAGCACGCCGGAGTCTCGGCGAGCACGGTGAGCTATGTCCTCAGCGGCAAGCGGTCCATCTCCGCGACCACCCGGCAGCGGGTCGAGGAGAGCATCCGGGAGCTGGGCTACCACCCGAACGCCGGCGCCCGGGCCCTGGCCAGCAACCGGTCGAACATCATCGCGCTGATGATCCCGCTGCGCACGGACATCTACGTGCCGGTGATGATGGAGATCGCCGTGGCGGTGGCCACCACCGCGCGCACGCACGGGTACGACGTGCTGCTGCTCACCGGCGAGGAGGGCCCGGACGCGGTGCGCCGCGTCACCGGCAGCGGCCTCGCCGACGCGATGATCCTGATGGACGTCCAGCTCGACGACGAACGGCTGCCGCTGCTGCGCGGCACCGACCAGCCGTCGGCCCTGATCGGCCTGCCCGCCGACCCCTCCGGTCTGACCTGCGTCGACCTCGACTTCCGGGCGGCCGGTGCCCTGTGCCTGGGCCATCTGGCGGCCCTGGGCCACCGTGACATCGCTGTCATCGGCGAGGCGCCCGCGGTCTACGAGCGGCACACCGGCTTCGCCGAACGCACCCTCGACGGGCTGCGCGGCCGGGCGCGGGAGCTGGGGCTGCGGCTGCTGCACCGCCCGTGCGAGGGCGGGTACGACGCGATGGCCGTGACCCTCGCCCGCATCTTCGACGAGCGCCCGGGCACCACCGGGTTCGTCGTGCAGAACGAGTCGGCCGTCGAGCCGCTGCTCGCCCTGCTGCGCCAGCAGGGGCGGGCGGTGCCCGAGGACGTGTCGGTGGTCGCCATCTGCCCCGATCAGGTCGCCACCCAGGCTTCGGTGCGGCTGACGTCGGTCGCCGTCCCCGCGCAGGAGATGGGCCGGCGGGCGGTGGAGCACCTGGTCGCCAAGCTGGACGGACGCGGCAACGACGAGGTCGTGCTGCTCGCGCCCGAGCTCACGGTCCGGGCGAGCACCGGGCCCGCGCCGACCGCCCCCTGACCCTGCCGCACACCACGACCGCGCCGCCGGCCGCGCCCGTCGCGGTACCGCTTCGCGCCCCGCACCGCCGGTCCCCACGCTCCGCTCCCGCTGCCACCCCCTCCCGCCGACAACGCACCGCGCGCCCCGCCGGCCGTGCGCCGCACACCGCCTGGCCGGCCCGGGTCCCGCCCGCCGGGGCACCTCCCTGTCTGCACCGTCCTCTGGAGCACTCACATGACTTCGCCCGCCGAGAACCAGACCCAGGTCAGCCTCGCCCAGTCCTCCCCCACCGCCGGCACCTTCCGTGAGCGCGACGGCGCGCTGGAGTGGAGCGGCCGTCAGGAGACCGTACGCGTCGAGCCGTGGGGTCCGGACGCCGTCCGGGTCCGGGCCCGGCTCGGCGGACCGGTCCTGAAGGGGCTGCCGGGCGCCCTCCTCGACGACGCGCCGCCGACGGCGTCCACGGTCGAGATCGACGGCGGGAGGGGCCGGCTGACGGTCGGCGCGCTCACCGTCGTCGTCGACGCCGAGGGCCTGATCCGTTTCACCCGCACCGACGACGGCGAGGAGCTGCTGGCCGAGGAGCGCGCGCACTTCTGGTGGCCGGGCTCCCGCCTGTACACGGCCGTCGGCAACGGCCACCACCGCCTGGAGCAGCGGTTCGCCGCGTACGACGACGAGAAGCTGTACGGCCTCGGCCAGCACCAGCACGGGCGGCTGGACCAGAAGGGCCTGGTGATCGATCTGGTGCAGCGCAACGCCGAGGTCGGCATCCCGGTGCTCACCTCCAGCCGCGGCTACACCCTGCTGTGGAACAACCCGGCGATCGGCCGGGTCGAGCTGGCGCACAACGGCACCCGGTGGGTGGCCGACTCCGCCCGCCAGATCGACTACTGGATCACCGCCGGCGACCCGGCCGGCGCGCAGCGCCGCTACAGCGCGGTGACGGGCCGCACGCCGATGCTGCCCGAGTGGGCGGCGGGCTTCTGGCAGTGCAAGCTGCGCTACCGCACCCAGGACGAACTCCTCGCGGTGGCCCGGGAGTACAAGCGCCGGGGCCTGCCCATCGACGCGATCGTCTGCGACTTCTTCCACTGGACGCACCTGGGCGAGTGGAAGTTCGACCCGAAGGAGTGGCCGGACCCGGCGGCGATGGTGCGCGAGCTGGACGAGCTCGGCATCAAGCTCGTCGTCTCCGTGTGGCCGTCGGTGTCCCCGCTGAGCGAGAACCATCCGGTGATGGAGCAGCGCGGCTACTTCATCGGCACCCAGTACGGCCCGATGGCCCACGCCGACTGGCCCGACAAGGAGGTGGCCTCCACGGTCCAGGTGGCCTTCTACGACGCCACCAACCCCGAGGCCCGGGAGTTCGTGTGGTCGCGGGTGAAGAAGAACTACCTGGAGCCGTACGGCATCACGGCGTTCTGGCTGGACGCCTGCGAGCCGGAGCTGAAGCCCGGCTTCCCGGAGAACCTGCGCTACTGGGCGGGCCCGGGCCTGGAGGTCGGCAACCTGTATCCCGCCGAGAACTCCCGCACGTTCTACGAGGGGCTGCGCGAGTCGGGCGAGGACGAGGTGATCACCCTCAACCGCTCGGCCTGGGCGGGCAGCCAGCGGTACGGCGCCGCCCTGTGGTCCGGCGACATCGGCACCGACTTCGCGACCCTGCGCCGCCAGATCGCGGCCGGCCTCAACACGGCCCTGTCCGGCATCCCCTGGTGGAACACGGACATCGGCGGCTTCCACGGCGGCGACCCGGACGACCCCGCCTACCGCGAGGTGATGATCCGGTGGTTCCAGTTCGGCGCGCTGTCCCCGCTGATGCGCCTGCACGGCTTCCGCGACCCGGGCATGCCGCTGGGCCCGGAGATGACCGGCGGCCCGAACGAGGTGTGGTCCTACGGCGAGGAGGCGTACCGCATCCTCACCTCCTACCTGCGGCTGCGTGACCGTCTGAAGCCGTATGTGCTGCGGGTCATGCGCGAGGCACACGAGGAGGGGCTGCCGGTGATGCGGCCGCTGTTCCTGGAGTTCCCCGGTGACCGGGCGGCCTGGTCGGTGGACGACGCCTACCTCTTCGGGCGGGACCTCCTCGTCGCCCCGGTGCTGACGGCGGGCGCGACGCAGCGCACGGCCCACCTGCCGGCGGGCGCGCGCTGGACGGACGCCTGGACCGGGCGGACGTACGAGGGCGGGGCGGCCGTGACGGTCGACGCCCCACTGGAGCGGATCCCGCTGTTCCTGCGGGACGGGGCCGCGCTGCCGATCGCGGAGTGAAGGCGAGGGCCTGCCCGGCAGTCCCGTCGTCGCCCGAAGGGCGCGCGGGAAGGGCCGGGCAGGCCGGCAGGGGGCCGGTCCCGTCCGGGACCGGCCCCCTGCGGCGGGCGGGGTCAGCTACTGCTGACGGTCAGGTTGTTGGTGGTGAAGTCCAGTCCGCCGGAGGACGAGGTGATCTCGTAGCCGAACTGCACGTCGCCGATGGTCTCGTTGCCCATCCAGCCCTTGGTGTCCTTGATCCACTTCAGGATCGGCAGGATGTTCACCGTGCCGGAGGTGGAGTCGGAGGTGCGCAGGAAGGAGAAGACCTCGTTGGCGCCGTTGTTCCCCTTGTAGACGTTCCAGGTGTGGCCGCCGAGGGTGACGCTGCCCTGGGCGGTGCCGAGCGGGCCGACGGCGCCGTTGTAGTTGACCCAGAGCATGATCTCGTAGTCGTAGTCGGTGTCCCAGATGTCGTACGACGTGTTGTACGCGCCGGACGACGGGACGGTGACGTTGTAGCTGCT
It contains:
- the dxr gene encoding 1-deoxy-D-xylulose-5-phosphate reductoisomerase, which translates into the protein MSDSPAPLADPHLVYDPVAGDGPKDVVILGSTGSIGTQAIDLVLRNPDRFTVTGLSANGGRVALLAEQAHLLRVRTVAVAREDVVPALREALAARYGAGEPLPEILAGPEAATQVAASDCHTVLNGITGSIGLAPTLAALEAGRTLALANKESLIVGGPLVKALAKPGQIIPVDSEHAALFQALAAGTRADVRKLVVTASGGPFRGRGKEELARVTVEDALAHPTWAMGPVITINSSTLVNKGLEVIEAHLLYDIPFDRIEVVVHPQSYVHSMVEFTDGSTLAQATPPDMRGPIAIGLGWPERVPDAAPAFDWSKASTWEFFPLDEEAFPAVGLARHVGELAGTAPAVFNAANEECVEAFLAGALPYLGIMETVTRVVEEHGTPRAGTSLTVADVLEAEAWARARARELAAQTAEARA
- a CDS encoding M50 family metallopeptidase, whose translation is MFILGIVVFAVGLLVSIAWHELGHLSTAKMFGIRVPQYMVGFGPTLWSRKKGETEYGVKAIPFGGYIRMIGMFPPGPDGRLEARSTSPWRGMIEDARSAAFEELKPGDETRLFYTRAPWKRVIVMFAGPFMNLILAVALFFTVLMGFGITQQTTTVASVSQCVIAQTENRDDCKKTDPASPAAAAGLEPRDRIVSFDGVRTDTWDELSDLIRANPGEEVAIVVERDGREVTLHAEIATNKVAKKDAAGQIVEGEYVTAGFLGFSSATGVVKQDFGDSVTWMGDRIAEAADSLAALPGKIPALWDAAFGDGPREPDSPMGVVGAARVGGEIATLDIPPTQQLTMFIMLVAGFNLSLFLFNMLPLLPLDGGHIAGALWESLRRHTARLLRRPDPGPFDVAKLMPVAYVVAGIFVCFTILVLIADVVNPVRIS
- the ispG gene encoding flavodoxin-dependent (E)-4-hydroxy-3-methylbut-2-enyl-diphosphate synthase produces the protein MTAISLGMPSVPTKLAERRKSRQIQVGSVAVGGDAPVSVQSMTTTRTSDIGATLQQIAELTASGCQIVRVACPTQDDADALPVIARKSQIPVIADIHFQPKYVFAAIEAGCAAVRVNPGNIKKFDDQVREIARAAKDHGTPIRIGVNAGSLDKRLLQKYGKATPEALVESALWEASLFEEHDFRDIKISVKHNDPVVMIEAYRQLAEACDYPLHLGVTEAGPAFQGTIKSAVAFGALLSQGIGDTIRVSLSAPPAEEVKVGIQILESLNLRQRGLEIVSCPSCGRAQVDVYKLAEEVTAGLTGMDVPLRVAVMGCVVNGPGEAREADLGVASGNGKGQIFVKGEVIKTVPESKIVETLIEEAMKLAEQMEKDGVASGEPSVSVAD
- a CDS encoding acyl-CoA dehydrogenase family protein, with translation MSAPPTPSSRPVVTEREARRVAEAAREQDWRKPSFAKELFLGRFRLDLIHPHPLPADEDVQRGEEFLAKLRDFCETKIDPAVIERDARIPDEVIDGLKELGALGMKIDTRYGGLGLTQVYYNKALALAGSVSPAVGALLSAHQSIGVPQPLKQFGTREQKERFLPRCARTDISAFLLTEPDVGSDPARLATTAVPDGDDYVLDGVKLWTTNGVVADLLVVMARVPKSEGHPGGITAFVVEAASEGVTVENRNAFMGLRGIENGVTRFHRVRVPAAHRIGPEGAGLKIALTTLNTGRLSLPAMCAGAGKWCLKIAREWSAAREQWGKPVALHEAVGSKIAFIAATTFALEAVLDLSSQMADEDRNDIRIEAALAKLYGSEMAWLMADHLVQIRGGRGFETAASLAARGERAVPAEQILRDLRINRIFEGSTEIMHLLIAREAVDAHLSVAGDLIDPDKSLAEKARAGANAGVFYAKWLPKLVTGAGQLPNAYGEFRHEVDLSGHLRYVERAARKLARSTFYAMSRWQGRMETKQGFLGRIVDIGAELFAMSAACVRAELLRSRGDHGREAYQLADAFCRQARIRVEELFTRLWTNTDDLDRTLVKGVLSGTYTWLEEGVLDPSGDGPWIADTGPSPVPREDVRRVIEKTQGAAEPDA
- a CDS encoding glycoside hydrolase family 12 protein; translated protein: MATRTPRRIVKALLAPALALGATVGLASAPAQAAVWNSCDQWGNTTLNGYILYNNIWGSGAGSQCIWANSGTNWGVRADHPDTGGIKSYPNAKKVINKPLSSLASLTSSYNVTVPSSGAYNTSYDIWDTDYDYEIMLWVNYNGAVGPLGTAQGSVTLGGHTWNVYKGNNGANEVFSFLRTSDSTSGTVNILPILKWIKDTKGWMGNETIGDVQFGYEITSSSGGLDFTTNNLTVSSS
- a CDS encoding LacI family DNA-binding transcriptional regulator; the encoded protein is MVTLAEVAQHAGVSASTVSYVLSGKRSISATTRQRVEESIRELGYHPNAGARALASNRSNIIALMIPLRTDIYVPVMMEIAVAVATTARTHGYDVLLLTGEEGPDAVRRVTGSGLADAMILMDVQLDDERLPLLRGTDQPSALIGLPADPSGLTCVDLDFRAAGALCLGHLAALGHRDIAVIGEAPAVYERHTGFAERTLDGLRGRARELGLRLLHRPCEGGYDAMAVTLARIFDERPGTTGFVVQNESAVEPLLALLRQQGRAVPEDVSVVAICPDQVATQASVRLTSVAVPAQEMGRRAVEHLVAKLDGRGNDEVVLLAPELTVRASTGPAPTAP
- a CDS encoding TIM-barrel domain-containing protein → MTSPAENQTQVSLAQSSPTAGTFRERDGALEWSGRQETVRVEPWGPDAVRVRARLGGPVLKGLPGALLDDAPPTASTVEIDGGRGRLTVGALTVVVDAEGLIRFTRTDDGEELLAEERAHFWWPGSRLYTAVGNGHHRLEQRFAAYDDEKLYGLGQHQHGRLDQKGLVIDLVQRNAEVGIPVLTSSRGYTLLWNNPAIGRVELAHNGTRWVADSARQIDYWITAGDPAGAQRRYSAVTGRTPMLPEWAAGFWQCKLRYRTQDELLAVAREYKRRGLPIDAIVCDFFHWTHLGEWKFDPKEWPDPAAMVRELDELGIKLVVSVWPSVSPLSENHPVMEQRGYFIGTQYGPMAHADWPDKEVASTVQVAFYDATNPEAREFVWSRVKKNYLEPYGITAFWLDACEPELKPGFPENLRYWAGPGLEVGNLYPAENSRTFYEGLRESGEDEVITLNRSAWAGSQRYGAALWSGDIGTDFATLRRQIAAGLNTALSGIPWWNTDIGGFHGGDPDDPAYREVMIRWFQFGALSPLMRLHGFRDPGMPLGPEMTGGPNEVWSYGEEAYRILTSYLRLRDRLKPYVLRVMREAHEEGLPVMRPLFLEFPGDRAAWSVDDAYLFGRDLLVAPVLTAGATQRTAHLPAGARWTDAWTGRTYEGGAAVTVDAPLERIPLFLRDGAALPIAE